From a region of the Thiorhodovibrio winogradskyi genome:
- a CDS encoding PhnD/SsuA/transferrin family substrate-binding protein, producing the protein MFNRNVIGLCIAFWSGLAAPVQRGDHRSTSGVLTWLWLLLLLGLFWQQASGQPLVFAPLPLENPSLTQMRNQPLADLLAQLLQRPVEMRLCRDHACLIDALAQGEIDLAELGPLPYLLARDRLPALQPVVSVRESDGQASYRCVLVAPVDGLQSLAPLASPDSPPKVAFTRAESTCGPSASFWLLAEHGVEPASIAATYAGGHDEVALAVLRQLFSLGGVKDSVARRFHGLGLRVLATSEPMPGFVLAARLERLTHAELARLRTTLMQLPDMQRDRLQSGRAGFTDFDASLFEQVETMRAFSAPYLQRIAP; encoded by the coding sequence ATGTTTAACCGCAATGTTATCGGCCTTTGCATTGCCTTCTGGTCAGGCTTGGCGGCGCCGGTCCAGCGGGGTGATCACCGGAGCACATCAGGAGTCCTGACCTGGCTGTGGTTGTTGCTGCTTTTGGGCCTGTTCTGGCAGCAAGCGTCTGGGCAGCCGCTGGTGTTTGCCCCGCTGCCATTGGAAAACCCGTCCCTAACCCAGATGCGCAACCAGCCTCTGGCCGATCTGCTCGCCCAGTTGCTCCAGCGCCCAGTGGAGATGCGGCTGTGTCGCGATCATGCCTGCCTGATTGATGCGCTGGCCCAGGGTGAGATCGATCTGGCCGAGCTTGGCCCTTTGCCCTATCTGCTGGCGCGTGATCGGCTGCCCGCGCTGCAACCTGTGGTGAGTGTTCGCGAGTCCGATGGCCAGGCGAGTTATCGCTGCGTGCTGGTCGCGCCAGTCGATGGCCTGCAATCCCTGGCGCCGCTCGCCAGCCCTGACTCACCACCCAAGGTCGCGTTCACTCGCGCGGAATCGACCTGCGGCCCCTCCGCCAGTTTCTGGCTGCTGGCCGAGCATGGCGTCGAACCCGCATCCATCGCGGCAACCTATGCGGGCGGGCATGATGAAGTGGCGCTGGCGGTGCTGCGCCAGCTTTTTTCCCTTGGCGGGGTCAAGGACAGCGTGGCGCGGCGTTTTCACGGCCTGGGACTGCGGGTACTGGCCACTTCCGAGCCCATGCCCGGCTTTGTGCTCGCGGCGCGGTTGGAGCGGCTGACGCATGCCGAACTGGCGCGGTTGCGCACCACCCTGATGCAGCTGCCAGACATGCAGCGCGACCGCTTGCAGAGCGGCCGCGCCGGCTTTACGGACTTCGATGCCAGCCTGTTCGAGCAGGTCGAGACCATGCGCGCCTTTTCCGCCCCCTATCTGCAGCGGATCGCGCCATGA
- a CDS encoding ATP-binding protein — MKIQHPGRSDLPGTERQEQSDHLSRRVPSIRFRPTWLAVALLLTALLLAGFARFWFSFSVAVVPPPNLLNGLALASAFCGVFFAGIAHATGARAWATLAVTDAGNQRRALEAERALLVSERRLHAVLDNLDALVYVSDLASEEILFVNAHGRALFGDIEGETCWRALHGHDERCANCSPEQLFDAHGQPSGIRHWEVLNARNGRYYDCRDQAIHWTNGQYARLQIAFDITERVENAERLARSEQALRAERDLFSAGPVVTFVWGLEPSWPIQRVSSNAKAILGYGPEELCAPGFHFIDLIHPEDRARTEDEVAVHLTAGNQRFEQSYRLAVREQDTVRYRWFYDVTQVVRAPDGGPSEIRGYLFDQTHLKELESALAREAEDRRILLDTIPIQVWYLSDERTYGAVNQAHADFFGVPKDAMIGRDLSDFLPGAVVEVCRVSNSQVFTGARTLVTEEWAPDASGELRLLSIAKSPKLGPQGQVEYVVGCAIDITERKRAEQALEATTAQAQALAGQAESANRAKSEFLANVSHELRTPLNGIMGMTELLLSGGLTTEQQGQARILQHSGETLLALIEDLLDFSRIETGQVKLERQAFDLGQLLDQFSDAQGFRAQQKGLKLICAMAPELPTQLWGDPGRLRQVLTNLVDNAIKFTSQGEVRLMVELIERRHDALILRFAVRDTGIGLAPETSAHLFEKFTQADGSSTREYGGIGLGLAIARQLTELMDGEIGVNSQLGQGAEFWFSARFGLQTQTTRSSARGSRMKTGDRHDELFKKPPRLDTHARVLVVDDNLTNRQVALGLLARFGIKAEAVSDGEEALARLTREAFDLVLMDIQMPGLDGLETTKRLRGRGTGFAPASPALIIVAMTAHVRPEDRDRCLAAGMNDYLAKPLDPAAVAAMLGKWLAVAPALAPLGSQATTGH; from the coding sequence ATGAAAATTCAACATCCTGGTCGCTCCGATCTTCCCGGCACCGAGCGCCAGGAGCAAAGCGACCACCTATCCCGGCGAGTTCCATCCATCAGGTTCCGACCGACGTGGCTCGCCGTGGCCCTGCTGCTGACCGCGCTGCTGCTGGCAGGCTTCGCCCGCTTCTGGTTCTCTTTTTCCGTCGCTGTTGTTCCCCCCCCAAATCTGTTGAACGGCCTGGCGCTGGCCAGCGCGTTCTGCGGCGTCTTTTTTGCTGGCATTGCCCACGCAACCGGCGCACGCGCCTGGGCTACCTTGGCCGTTACTGATGCCGGTAACCAAAGGCGCGCCCTAGAAGCCGAGCGAGCGCTCCTGGTGAGTGAACGCCGCCTGCACGCGGTACTCGATAATCTTGACGCCCTGGTCTATGTCAGCGATCTGGCGAGTGAAGAGATTCTCTTTGTCAATGCCCATGGCCGGGCGCTCTTTGGCGATATCGAGGGCGAAACCTGCTGGCGCGCGCTGCACGGGCACGATGAACGCTGCGCCAACTGCTCGCCTGAGCAGCTGTTCGATGCCCATGGCCAGCCCAGCGGTATCCGCCACTGGGAGGTCTTGAACGCGCGCAACGGGCGATACTATGACTGCCGCGATCAGGCGATCCATTGGACCAACGGCCAGTATGCGCGCCTGCAGATTGCCTTCGACATCACCGAGCGGGTAGAAAACGCTGAGCGCCTGGCGCGCTCCGAGCAGGCGCTACGCGCCGAGCGTGATCTGTTTTCCGCCGGGCCGGTGGTGACCTTTGTCTGGGGGCTGGAACCCAGCTGGCCGATCCAGCGGGTGTCGAGCAATGCCAAGGCCATTCTTGGCTACGGACCCGAGGAACTGTGCGCGCCGGGGTTCCACTTCATCGACTTGATTCATCCCGAGGATCGCGCGCGCACTGAAGACGAAGTTGCGGTTCATCTGACCGCGGGCAATCAACGCTTCGAGCAATCCTATCGGCTGGCGGTGCGGGAACAAGACACTGTGCGCTATCGCTGGTTCTATGATGTCACCCAAGTCGTGCGCGCACCCGATGGCGGCCCTAGCGAGATCCGCGGCTACCTGTTCGATCAGACCCATCTCAAGGAGTTGGAGAGCGCGCTCGCGCGCGAGGCCGAGGATCGGCGCATCTTGCTCGACACCATTCCCATTCAAGTTTGGTACCTGAGCGATGAGCGCACCTATGGCGCGGTCAATCAAGCCCATGCTGATTTCTTCGGCGTGCCCAAGGATGCCATGATAGGGCGCGATCTGAGCGATTTCCTGCCTGGAGCCGTCGTTGAGGTGTGTCGAGTCAGCAATTCGCAGGTCTTCACCGGCGCGCGCACCCTGGTTACCGAGGAGTGGGCGCCCGATGCCAGTGGCGAGTTACGCCTGCTGAGCATCGCCAAATCGCCCAAACTGGGACCGCAGGGGCAGGTGGAGTATGTGGTCGGCTGCGCCATCGACATCACCGAGCGCAAGCGCGCCGAGCAGGCACTTGAGGCCACCACCGCCCAGGCCCAGGCGCTCGCCGGGCAGGCCGAGAGCGCCAATCGCGCCAAGAGCGAGTTTCTCGCCAATGTCAGCCACGAACTGCGCACGCCGCTCAATGGCATCATGGGCATGACCGAGCTCCTGCTGAGCGGCGGTTTGACGACGGAACAACAGGGCCAGGCGCGCATCTTGCAGCACAGCGGCGAGACTTTACTGGCATTGATCGAAGATCTGCTGGACTTCTCCCGCATTGAAACCGGTCAGGTCAAGCTCGAGCGGCAGGCCTTTGATCTCGGCCAGTTACTTGATCAATTCAGCGACGCGCAGGGTTTTCGCGCCCAGCAGAAGGGTCTTAAGCTGATCTGTGCCATGGCGCCCGAGCTGCCGACGCAGCTATGGGGCGATCCAGGGCGCCTGCGCCAAGTGCTGACCAATCTGGTCGACAATGCCATTAAGTTCACCAGCCAGGGCGAGGTACGCCTTATGGTGGAGTTGATTGAGCGACGCCACGACGCGCTTATCCTGCGTTTCGCGGTACGCGACACCGGCATTGGTTTGGCGCCCGAGACCAGCGCACACCTGTTCGAGAAGTTCACCCAGGCCGATGGCTCCAGCACGCGCGAATACGGTGGTATCGGGCTGGGGCTGGCCATCGCGCGCCAGCTCACCGAACTCATGGACGGCGAGATTGGTGTCAACAGCCAACTGGGGCAAGGCGCGGAGTTTTGGTTCAGCGCGCGTTTTGGTTTGCAAACCCAAACCACGCGCTCATCCGCGCGCGGATCGAGGATGAAGACAGGCGACCGCCATGATGAGCTGTTCAAGAAACCGCCGCGTCTTGATACCCATGCTCGGGTGCTGGTGGTGGACGACAATCTAACCAATCGTCAGGTCGCACTGGGGTTGCTCGCGCGTTTCGGCATCAAGGCCGAGGCGGTCAGCGATGGCGAGGAGGCCCTGGCAAGGCTCACGCGCGAGGCCTTCGATCTGGTGCTGATGGACATCCAGATGCCGGGACTCGATGGTCTGGAGACCACCAAGCGGCTGCGCGGCCGAGGAACTGGTTTCGCGCCGGCCAGCCCGGCCTTGATCATCGTGGCCATGACCGCGCACGTGCGCCCCGAGGATCGCGACCGCTGCCTGGCCGCCGGCATGAATGATTACCTGGCCAAGCCGCTCGACCCCGCGGCCGTGGCGGCGATGCTTGGCAAATGGCTGGCTGTCGCTCCCGCCCTGGCTCCGCTCGGCAGCCAAGCAACAACTGGGCACTAG
- a CDS encoding methyl-accepting chemotaxis protein: MRIRSKFLLPLIIGSVLLGIGGFIALNTQLRQLETAFIDMLVKAKIADVERAINDAGRGALAQAAQYSQADAVIAAYQLAGDGRFEDEADPRAQAAREQLRAQLAPMAAGYTALLGKKLQLHFHLPNARSLLRLWREKQARRDGEWVDISDDLSSFRQTVIDVNRDGRSLSGIEPGRGGFAVRGLAPVIGPDGKRLGSVEVLADFDQVLTSLQEQAGLSMQLYMNASLLPITTRLRDPQQYPVLDDRYVLIAGQEHRAISTAVDANLLGQAVSAPITKVQGEAALALFPVRDYKGESLGVMVLRYDVSGPRAIIATAQLITLLTLGLLVALPTVLGLLVLSRFVIAPVNQGLAFARHMAEGDLSANIDLHSRDELGELARALNHMAERFREVVSGVRHGTEQLGAASREVDAASQSIAQAATEQAASVEQTAGTMAQLNTLVHDNTSKAHATEEKAMDAAHEAEKGGEAVSRTVTAMKGIADKIGLIEGIAYKTNLLSLNAAIEAARAGEHGKGFTVVAAEVRKLAENSRQTALEIGQLAKDSLAVADDAGRKLAATVPKIGETATLVREIAAASQQQASGVEQVTTAMSDLERATQQNAAVSEELAATANQVSEHSQRLHETVAFFKTG; the protein is encoded by the coding sequence ATGCGGATTCGCTCCAAATTCCTGCTGCCCTTGATCATTGGCAGCGTCTTATTGGGCATCGGTGGATTCATTGCCCTCAATACGCAATTGCGCCAACTGGAAACCGCCTTCATCGACATGCTGGTCAAGGCGAAAATCGCTGATGTGGAGCGGGCCATCAATGACGCCGGCCGCGGCGCCCTGGCGCAGGCTGCGCAGTATAGCCAGGCTGACGCGGTGATCGCGGCCTATCAGTTGGCAGGCGATGGCCGGTTTGAGGACGAAGCCGATCCCAGGGCGCAGGCTGCGCGCGAGCAACTGCGCGCCCAGTTGGCGCCGATGGCAGCGGGCTACACGGCTCTGCTCGGCAAGAAGCTCCAGTTGCACTTCCACCTGCCCAACGCGCGCTCCCTGCTGCGCCTGTGGCGCGAGAAGCAGGCCAGGCGCGATGGCGAATGGGTCGACATCTCCGATGATCTGTCGTCCTTTCGCCAGACGGTGATCGATGTCAACCGCGACGGCCGCTCCCTGAGCGGAATCGAGCCCGGGCGTGGCGGCTTCGCGGTGCGCGGCCTGGCGCCGGTGATCGGGCCGGATGGCAAGCGGCTCGGCTCGGTCGAGGTGCTCGCTGATTTCGATCAGGTCCTCACCAGCCTGCAAGAGCAGGCGGGGCTGTCGATGCAGCTTTATATGAATGCCAGTCTGCTGCCCATCACCACCCGGCTGCGCGATCCACAACAATACCCAGTGCTCGATGATCGCTATGTGCTCATAGCTGGTCAGGAACATCGCGCCATCAGCACAGCGGTGGACGCCAATTTGCTGGGACAAGCGGTGTCCGCACCTATCACCAAGGTTCAGGGCGAGGCCGCGCTGGCGCTGTTCCCGGTGCGCGACTACAAAGGCGAGTCGCTCGGCGTGATGGTGCTGCGCTACGATGTCAGCGGCCCGCGCGCCATTATCGCCACGGCGCAACTCATCACCCTGCTGACCTTGGGACTCTTGGTGGCGCTGCCGACGGTGCTCGGGCTGCTGGTACTAAGCCGCTTCGTGATCGCGCCGGTCAATCAGGGGCTCGCCTTCGCCCGCCACATGGCCGAGGGCGATCTGAGCGCCAACATCGACCTGCATAGCCGCGATGAACTCGGCGAACTCGCGCGTGCGCTTAACCACATGGCCGAGCGCTTTCGCGAGGTGGTCAGCGGCGTGCGACATGGCACCGAACAGCTCGGCGCCGCCTCGCGCGAGGTTGATGCCGCCTCTCAGTCCATCGCCCAGGCGGCCACCGAGCAGGCCGCCAGCGTGGAGCAGACAGCGGGGACCATGGCCCAGCTCAACACCCTTGTGCATGACAACACCAGCAAGGCCCACGCTACCGAGGAAAAAGCCATGGACGCGGCGCATGAGGCCGAGAAAGGCGGCGAGGCGGTCAGCCGCACGGTCACGGCGATGAAAGGCATCGCCGATAAGATCGGCCTGATCGAGGGCATTGCCTACAAAACCAACCTGCTGTCACTAAACGCAGCCATCGAGGCCGCGCGCGCCGGCGAGCACGGCAAGGGTTTCACCGTGGTGGCGGCGGAAGTGCGCAAGCTCGCCGAGAATAGCCGCCAGACCGCGCTGGAAATCGGCCAACTCGCTAAGGACAGCCTGGCGGTGGCCGATGACGCCGGGCGCAAGCTGGCAGCGACGGTGCCGAAAATCGGCGAAACCGCCACGCTGGTGCGCGAAATCGCCGCCGCCTCGCAACAACAGGCCAGCGGTGTCGAGCAGGTCACCACGGCGATGTCGGATCTGGAGCGCGCCACTCAGCAAAACGCCGCCGTCTCCGAGGAACTCGCCGCCACGGCAAACCAGGTCAGCGAGCACTCCCAGCGCCTGCATGAGACCGTGGCGTTTTTCAAAACGGGGTGA